tgcggagcacgggctctaggtgcgtgggcttcagtagttgtggcacttagGCTCagtaagtagttgtggctcacgggctctagagcgcaggctcagtagttgtggcacacgggcttagtggctctgcagcatgtgggatcttcccggaccagggctcgaacccatgccgctgcattggcaggcagattcttaaccactgcaccaccagggaagtccccctcctgctttttttttttaaatttatttatttgtttacatttggctgcgttgggtcttcgttgctgcgcgggctttctctagttgtggtgagcgggggctactctttgttgcggtgcatgggcttctcattgtggtggcttctcttgttgaggagcacaggctccaggcacgtgggcttcagtagttgtggtatgcgggctcagtagttgtggctcgcagactctacagcgcaggttcagtagttgtggcgcacaggcttagttgctccgtggcatgtgggatcttcccagaccacggctcgaacccgtgttccctgcgttagcaggcagattcttcaccactgtgccaccagagaagtcccctcctgcttatttttaaatcaattattccCATAGCAGTTGAAAACAAGGACTGTCCATCAGCTACAGGAGACTTTCCTCTCCCTATCATTTGAGTGCCCCCTACATACTCTATTATTTGAAGGCACAGAAAATAGGTCATTCCACACTAGATCTAAGAAtcttttcagggacttccctggtggtgcaagtggttaagaatccgccttccaaggcaggggacatgagtccaggaagatcccacatgcagtggagcaactaagcccgtgcaccacaactactgagtctgagtgccacaacaactgaagcctgtgcgcctagagcccgtgctccacaacaagagaagccactgcaatgagaagcctgcgaaccacaacgaAGACTGGcatccgctcgccgcaactagagaaagcccgcgcgcagcaacgaagacccaatgcagccaaaaataaataaaaaagaataataaaaaagaatctttgCAACACTCTCCTTATGGGTGCCCCATGGGTGCCTTCACCCCTCCCAGTGATGTACTTCTTGTGACCAGTCCTCAAAACCCATGCTTCCAGAGGGATACAAGGGTACTTGGGAAGGAGTataaagagggagggggaaaggggttTAGGGGCAGCAGAAGAGAAAAGATTTGCTGAGAGAAGCTGAGGAATCTTCCTGCATGATTCATTTGGCCAGGTAAAAAGCGTTCTGTATCTATGCAGAAAGCAGATAAGCTACAACATGGGGAACAGGGCTAAATTCCACGGAGTTCCTTGAAATGATCCAAACAAAATAGAACCCAAAACACCTAGAAATCAAGACAATGAAGGAAGTTTAGGCATTCCCTTCCCTGAAAAGAAAACTtgttgaaaagatgaaaagatccaaaagaaaatggaagagggaGCCCATTTCTGCATGTACActtcatttctttggttatttCCCCACCTTTTCCTCAGGTTTATAAGTTCTCACCTTGGTCAGCTGACTACGCAAGGATGACTTCTGGGCAGCTATATGAGGAAACCAAGTCTTTAACATTCCTTCTACCTGTAGCAGGGTTCCTAGATAACGCTCTCTGTGGGGCAAAAAAAAGCCATCAGGTGTGAAAAACGCAACAGGACAGGATTGGAGATAGCTCCTTTTTTTATGAGGTACTGAGGAAAGAATCATGGGGACTTACCCCATCTGTGGCTTCTGCAAAACACCTACTATACGCTGGATCCTGTCCATTGCCACACTCTGCTGGAAACTGCTCAATCCTGGggtcaggaaagagaaagagagatcaaGGATTGAGATTCAAGAATTTAATCAGGtaaaggaaagacagaagggGTTAAAATGGATTCACCTAAAGAAATTGTCACAGGAGAAAAAGCGAATCATCCAGGCCCCAAACAAAGACTTAAGAGAAATACacattcaaaacatattttgagagacagagagatgaatGTAGCTCAAATGAATGCAAGTAATCAGATAACTACCTCTCTCAAATCGACCCATCTTCAGTCCATTCAGTAGGTCTGTGAGAGGGGGTATGAATCCTCGGAGCTCTTTACACTGTAGAAAAACAGGACAAAGGGTATGAGAAGACCAAGAACTGCCCACGCCAGTACTTATCCTTCCATCTCCCAATCTGAGAGCCAATGCTATCCTCATGGGGTCCTTACCAACCAACTGGGTGCTAAGCCACTTGGTCTCCTTTCCCCAGCTTTCTCTTACCTTCTGAGCAAAGAGCAGGTCTCCTTCTGTAGTACAACCCTGGATGTTTAGACTGGTCTCCAATTCACCACCTCTTGATCTTTTGACCCCAGATCCTGACATAGAAGAAGCCAAGCCCCGCTGTTCCGAGTGAGATGCTGTAGGTTGCTTACTGGAAACCTTGGGTCGTTGCCTGCAGCGGATAGGACCTGGGCTGGGCCGAGAACCTCCCCTCTGACCAACAGTGTCTGGCCTGGGGCCATAGGCCCACTTGTCCTCCCTCTCACTATCGGAGGGGAAGCCAGAATCACTATTCACTGGGGAGgtggaaaaagaggaataaagagaGTAGGAAGAAACGCTAGATGGAGAATCCATAGGTTCAGAAGCAGGGGCTGGAGAGCAGCGCCCGGAGTACCCAAACATCGGGACCTGCAACTGAAGAGCAAAGCGAGGGAGTTTGAAACCAGAATCTGAGTATTAGGAAATGGACTGGGAGACTAGGGTGTACTGTCTGCGATCATAatatctcttctctccctccccaataTTACCTGTCTCAGGGACAATTAAAAAAGTCATCTTCCCCGCCTCCCCTCCTCCATTAAGAACCTGGATGGCCTCTCTGGCCTCCGCAGAGCAGCTCTTAGCCTGACACAGACTCTTTT
This genomic interval from Physeter macrocephalus isolate SW-GA chromosome 4, ASM283717v5, whole genome shotgun sequence contains the following:
- the CIART gene encoding circadian-associated transcriptional repressor: MFGYSGRCSPAPASEPMDSPSSVSSYSLYSSFSTSPVNSDSGFPSDSEREDKWAYGPRPDTVGQRGGSRPSPGPIRCRQRPKVSSKQPTASHSEQRGLASSMSGSGVKRSRGGELETSLNIQGCTTEGDLLFAQKCKELRGFIPPLTDLLNGLKMGRFERGLSSFQQSVAMDRIQRIVGVLQKPQMGERYLGTLLQVEGMLKTWFPHIAAQKSSLRSQLTKHSPGHHSYPAASSPALSVEKMDQTQLGQLILKPKQPWHLTEWPAMNLTWIHTTPICNPPLSSPGTISFSHGPLGTGTSIGVILFLQHGVQPFTHSAPTTPVPSTTTASPVIPGDLKKLSREGPCCHNLPVTLPSDWTCTPSPPGLPTMTREMTMGDLEQMRSHPSVAPDVHHLNP